From the genome of Gemmatimonadota bacterium:
TCGCAAAGGCCGGCGATCTCCACGCCCGGAATGCGGGAGAACCCCGGGTAATGCACGAATTCGCAGACCGATCCGAGTCCGATGAGTCCGATGCGTATTTTGCCAGCCGACATGTTTTCGCTCCTGTCTGGTCTACGATCTGGTCCTGATTCGCATACTTGCGCCGCGCTTCTTACGGACTTTCGCCTACTTCAGTCCCCAGGCCGCAAGCTGCCGCTCGATCGCAGCGATCACCGCCTCGAGTCCGCCCGGGCCGACGGCCGCCGCCTCTTCCTGGTAGAGCCCCTTGCCGTAGTCGTCCGCGGGCAGCAGATAGCCGCCGGTTCCCAGGTTCTGGTTGCACAGGACGACCACGACGACGGCGGTTGCCGGGAAGCGTGCCCGCAACTCGCGCTGAAGCACGCTGTACGGTTCGCCGCTTACCATCACGAGGACGCCTTCGCCGATGCGCCAGAGCGTGACGCCGTAGGGGACGGACTGGCTGTCCGGCGGGATGCTTTCGATGCGCCGCATGGCCCGCCGGACCCGTTCGATGTGCGCGCGGTAGTCGGCGGCTTCCCGTTCCTGCCCAACTTGCCGGGCGGCCTCTTCGCGGGACGTCCATTCGGCGAGTTGCTCGTCGAGTTCCGCCTGCCCGGGCAGGTCCAGCAGGGGCAGGTCCAAGGTCATCGCGGCGACGTCGAAGGCTTCGAGCCCTTGCGCGCGCCCGGCATCCATGGGGCTTTGACGCCAGACCCCGATGGTGGCGCCCGAAACCACGGGGCCGTCGTAGCGCATCTCGGTCCCGTCGGGCAGCAGGCCCTCCAGGGCCGAAAGCGCGGCATAGCCCAGTTGAAGGCCGTTCCGGTCCGCCGCCTCCGTTTCGCCCACGAACCCGTACCGCGGCCCGAGATCCCCGCTCGCGCCCAGCAGGAACACGCAAGGCGCGCCGGTTTCCCGCTCCACGACTTCCCGCATGGCGCCGGGGTAGTCGGGACTGATTAGCGTATTGTCCCAGGCCAGGGTCGTCGGGTGGCAGCTGTAGTTTACGAGGGTGGCGACCAGCCGGCCTTCCCGGTCGCTGGCGCGGGTGACCACGACCGTGTCGTCGGCGGCCCGGTCCGGGTTGGACCCAACGGCGTACAGCCGGTTTTCATCGTCCCAGTAGTCCCGGTTGTACGCCAGGTCGCACCGGCCGTATCCGAAGGCCAGGTCGACCGGATGTATGGCGTCCCTGGCCTCCTCCACGAGGCTGGCGAGCCCCTTGCCGAGATCGTCCAGGTATCCCAGGATCAGTTCGCCGCCTTCGTGCTCCAGACGGTCCGGATCGTAGTTGCCCGCGGCGTGGGTATGGGAAAAGGTGATGACGACGCGTTCGGCGGGCAGGCCGGTTCCGGCGGAAACGGTATCCGAAAGACGCTGCAGGTCGCCGGCCTGAAGCCAGCCCAGTTCGAGGGCGACGAGGGCGTGTTTCTCCCCGGCCCCGGAGTCCGCGAACACCAGTGCGGAGGCGGTCAGCTCCCGGTGCACGCCCGTGGACGCGTCATGCTTCGCCGCGCCCCAGCTGCGGTGATAGATCCCTGCGGGCGGGGTGATGTCGATCCGTGCGAAGCCCAGGTTGCACCGGCCGGCCGGCATGGCGATTACGCGCTGGCTCAAGGCGTCTTCCTTTCCGGAGTATTCATGCGGTGTCCCGCATTTCCAGGATCTGAACGGCCATCCCGGCTTCGAGCACGCCGGGTGACCGGTGCACGGCATTATGGCCGAAGGACGGTGCCGACCGGTCGAACTTGCGGTAGGTCGCCAGCGTGCGCAGCGGTTCCTTGCCCGGCGTCCCGCTCTCCTGTTCGACCAGGGTCGTGGCGCACCGGCCGCAGGGCTTGACCAAGTCGATTTCCACCTCCCCCGCGCGGACGCGCTTCCACATGTCCTCCGCGTAAGGCGGGCAGTCAGCCACGACGACATTGGGCCTGAAGCGGTTCATGCGAAGCGGGGTCTCGAGCCGCGCGTTCAGGTCCGCCAGGGAAGCCTCGGAGATCACCAGCAGCGGGAACCCGTCCGCGAAACCCACCTGGTCGCCGGGCCGACTCGCGAAGTCCGGGTCCACGGGGCGCACGAAGTCCGGGCTGAAACTCAGCAGGCGGCAGGACGCGTCCAGGTACGTGCTGAACCAGTCCGCCGCGTCGTCGCCCTGGTCGATCCCGTCGCAGAGGTCTCCCCACACGTCCACGTTTCGGGCAGGGCCCTCCACGAGTCGCGGTACCGACAGGTCCTCCATGCCCGGCGCCGAAAGCGCCAGTCCGCCCGAGGCAAGAGCAGGCTGGACGAGCGCAAGGGCGGGTGCTTCACGCTGAGTAAGTGGCGAGAGCGGCGCGCGTGACCCAGGCGGTCCGGATGAACCGGAAAGGTCAGGCTGTCCAGGCTGTCCACCGCCATCCCCGACGACGATCCACGACCGGTCGTTTCGGATCCCCCGTGAGTCCAGTTCCGCCCGCGCCAGTTCGTGTCCTGCGCAGGACTTGATAGGATAGACGTGGAGGGAGGAAATGTAAGGCATCGAAGTTCCTTTCGTGTGGTGGCGTCCGGACGGACCGGGCTTCCTTTTTATAACAACACCGGGTCCGGTGTATTCGTTCGCGCGAGGCGCGCGGTCGACCCCGCTAGGTCGGCTAATCCTTCTTCCGCCGCGGCGGACCCTTGCGGGCCACCTGCGTCCGCTGCGGCCGGAGGACGATCTGCGTGATCACCGTCCCCTCCCGCTGGTCCACGGCCTGCGCGACGGCGTCGGCCACGCATTCGGGCGTGATGTGGGTACCGGGATCCTCACCGGGCTCGAAGTCCGCGTGGTCGTAGAATGGCGTCCGGGTCATGTCCGGGTACAGGGTCACCACCCGGGCGCCGCTCTTCCGCACCTCGCTGAAGAGCGCCTGCCCGAACTGGTGGAGACCGGCCTTCGTCGCGCCGTAGGCGGCCCCGAAGGGACCGGGATTCAACGCCGCAGTCGATGCGATGTTGACGACATATCCCCGGGATTCCTCCAGGTGCCTCAGCGTCGCCCGGGTCAGGACCATGGGCGCGATCAGGTTGGTCCGGACCATGCGTTCTATCCGATCGGGCGCCATGGCGGCGTGGGGGCCGAAGAAACCGACGCCGGCGTTGTTGACCAGGATCTTCAGACCCCCGGTCGCTCTCAGCAGTTCCTCTGTGCGGTCCAGCAGAAGCCGGGTATCGGTGACATCACATTCGACCGCTGTGTAACGGGCGTGGCGAAATGCGGTCTTCCCGTGGTCTCGGGCATACCCGTATACGTCGTAACCTATTTCGACCAGGCGCGCGGCGATGGCCCTCCCGATCCCGGAGGAAGCGCCGGTGACCAGTGCTACGTCCATGCGAAGATCCGCTCCTCTCCGAAGTGGTCTCCCAGGCGCTTCCGCATGAAGGCGGTCATTTCCTCACGCCGCTCGGCGGGGTAGGTCACTGTAGTGTTCTCCTGCACGAATTCGCCGTACAGAAGCGGCGTATCCTGCCGCTGGCGCCTCATGCGCTGGAAATGGTGCTTCGACAGGCGGAAAGCGCCCACGGTCACGTCGCGAACGGCGGCCGGGTCGATCCTTCGGACGACTTCATCGACCAGGTCGCCGTATAGGGAGGCCCAGGACGGAACGGCGAGGATCGGGTCGAAGCAAAGACGGACCGGCCAGCCGTCGTCAATGGCCGACCGGACGGCCTCCAGCCTCCGGTGGAGCGGCGCCGTCCCGTGTTCGTAGCGCGCGGCAACCAGTTCGGGGGAAAGCGTCCAGGCCAGGATGACGCGGTCCGTGGGCGGCAGATCCCGGATGGCGCGGTACGCGGCGCTCTTGGTACGGATCTCGATAAGCAGGTCCGGCTCCTCGCGGGCGAATTCGATCCACGCGCGGCAGTAGGGCACGACCGATTCGAAAGCGAGCAGGTCGGTGTCGTACGAGATGCACAGGTAAAACGGCTGTGCCGGGTTCGACCTGCCGCGTATGCCCTCGCGCGTCGCGGTAAAATAGTCTTCCAGGTTTACGAAAACCACGATATTCGCCGAGGGGTACATGCCCTGCAGGTAGCAGTAGTCGCAGTTGTACACGCAGTTGAACATGAGCGTGTTGTAGTGGAAGTCCTCGAGGCTGAAGTTCTGGCTGTTTCCCGAACCGTCGTAAAGGAACCGGTCCTTCTTCACGGCCAGGATCAGTTTCATGCTCTCCTTCTGCGCCTGGAACCGTTGCCGGGGCCGGGCGAAGATCGCCTTGTAATCGTCGATCTCCACCATGCGGGCCCTGGCGAAGCGTTCCCTGATGCGCCGCGTGAGGGGGTATTCCTTCGCGCCGCGCTCGATGTAGAGGTGGGAGAAGTTACTCCACCGAAAGGACGCCCCGGAGTCGTTCAAATTGCGCATCGCCTTCCTGTCTCGTATTCACGGAGACGTGGGTAAACCGCGTCAGATCGGGCAGATCCGACCCGGTGTGGAGCTTGTAGGACCGGGCCAGGTCGGACAGTATCCGGTGCCGGCTGGCTGTAAGACGGAGCCGGTCGCGGATGTCCTGGACGAGCTGCAGGTCCGCGCCGGTCAACACGTCCGGCCCACCGTCGTCGATCGACCGGTAGGCCGCGACCGCCGCTTCGAATTCATCCAGGGCGCCCGCGATCAGTTCGCCTACCCTGTTTTTATCGAGCCGCCGCGTTTCAAGGTGGTCGGAAACGACCTTCACGCAGCCGATCCGGTGGGGCGGGAGGAAGGTCGCCGCTGCCTGGTAGAACCCGGCCGCCTCCATGTCGGCCAGGCCCGGTTCCACGGTCCCGGCATTCGCCCGGTCCAGGGGCCGTTCCACGGTGGTGACCACGGATTCCGCCAGGGACGTCCTCGCCAGCAGGTCGGGGAAGAAGGAACGGCCCGTGCTCCGTTCCGTGATCTTGTTCGCGAGGAACCGGTCTCCCACCGAAACGGGCTCTTCCTCCGCCTTTTGCGTATGGCCGGCGATGCCGAGGTTGAATAGGACCGAGTCTTCATCCCGTTCGACCCGGGTGAACAGACAGGTGGTCGCGATGGCGGACTTCATGCCTCCCGTGCCCGTCACGGTGAGCCAGACATCGTCACGACGGAAGACGGGCAGGCCTGAGGAGCCGTCCTGCTTCAAGCGGAAACGCTCGATCACGGGCTGCGCTTCCGCGTGCAGGGCGATGGCGAGGAGGACGGGCATGGTGGGTTACCGCGTTGCGAAAGACAGGTTCCTGCCTGGATCCGGTTCCTGCCTGGGCACGATCCTATTTGGGCACGATCCTATTTGGGCTCGATGACGACCCGGCCGTCCTCGACTTTCACGGACTTCACCAGGCCCATGAACCGCTCCAGGGAATGATCCTGGAGAAGGGTTTCGACCAGGTTGTTCTTCCGGATTTCATTCATGAACTCTTCGGGAATGTTCCGGCCGCCGACCTCCAGCCGGTCGATGTTGACCTCGAGCCGTCCGTCCCTCATCTCGACGGAGATATCGCCCGTGCCGTTGAGGTACCTGCCCTCGAATCGTTCGTTGAACAGGTCGAGGGGTACGCTGATCTCGGCCAGAAGCCTGTCGTCCTGGATGTCCACGCGCGCCATCCCGTGGAACTCACGCAGCAGGTCTTCATACTCCAGGAGGGCATTGATGTCGTCCGCCGACAGCGAAAAGCTCCCGGTCTCCTCACCCCTTTCGAGGGCAATGACGAAGTCTCTGAACCGGTCGATTACGGAAAGCGCTTCATCCCGTCCCTCCTCCGCGCGGGCGAAATCGAGGGGCTCCGGGCTCGTGTATGTGTCAACCAGTTCATCACTCGCCTGGAGGATGAAATAGTAGGCTGCGCCGGCGATAACGGCGAGCAGGATGATCGCGGACAGGCATCCGCCCACCCAGTACCTGGCTTTCATGGTGCGTTATCTCCGTTCATATACGATTTCCCCGTCCAGCAGGGTCATATCACAGGTCAGGCGCCGCGGCCACCACCGGCGGTTCCCGTGCGAATCGCAGAATTCGAAGTCGCCCTCCTCCAGTTCGAATACCGCCACGTCCGCGGCCGCGCCCGGACGGAGCGTGCCCAGTTCGTTTCTCCCGATCGCCGCGGCCGGTATGGAGGTCGTGCTTTCCACGATGTCTTCGAGGGGCATGCCCAGGTTCAGCATCTTGGACATGGTGGTCGGCAGGTCGAATACCGGTCCGTCGACGTTCACGGTGTACAGGTCCGTGCTGATCGCGTCCGGGAAGAACCCCTGTTCGAAGGCCGACCTGGCCACGTCGAAACTGAAGCTGCCGGCGCCGTGCCCCACGTCCATCAGGATGCCCCGGGAACGCCCCTCGATGACGTCCTCCCAGACGGCTCGGTGATCGTCCAGGATGCCGTGGGGGTGGCCGTGATAGGCGTGCGTGATGATGTCGCCCGGCCGGAGGAGGTCCATGATGCCGGCCAGGGGACAGGGCGTATTGCCCACGTGGACCATGACGGGGACGCCGAGTTGCCCGGCCGCCTCCACCGCCAGGCGCATCGGTTCGATCCCGTTGTCGCCGATGAGGTGCCGGCCCATGCGGACCTTGATGCCGGTCATCAGGTCCCGGTTCCCGGCCACCGCGGCCACAGAACGGTCCACGTCCACGAACCGAAGGCTGGCCAGTTCGGGCGTGCCCGCCGTCGGGATGCCCACGCTGGAGATATTGGAGAAGCCGAAGACGCGCGTCCTGGAGGGTTCCGCCACGATGCGGCGGAATGCGTCCTGGCTCGGCCAGCTCGAGCTTCCGGCATCCACGATGGCCGTCACCCCGGTGTAGGGACAGATGTCGTCCGGCACCAGGCCGATGTCGGTGAACCCCCAGCAGATGTGGGCGTGCAGGTCGACCAGGCCGGGAAAGACGTACCGCCCGGACACGTCAAAGACGCAGTGGCCATCGTCCGGCAGGCCGTCGCCGACGGCCGAAATCGAACCGTCGCGAATGGCGACGTCGCATATCCGGTTCAGTGCCTGCGACGGGTCCACGACGGTCCCGCCGCGTAGCAGGAGGCCGGGGAGGTTTTCGACGAGTGTTGGCATGTACTGATCGGCCGGTTATTCTGCTTTTACTTTTTCCAGCGGGTTTTTCTCAAGGGGCGGCAGCATGTCCTTGATCTGCCTGAACCGTTCCGAATCCGTGATCAGTCCTTCCAGGACCGGCAGCGCCGCAGCCTGTTCCCGGGTGTTCTCGATACGTTCCCTGCTCGGCGGATGGGTTGTGAACATGGTCGCCAGCGTTCCGGGATCCCGGTCGTTGATCTCGAGCAGCTTCTCGAAGAAACCCGTGAGGCCTTCGGGATCGTAGCCGGCCACCCGGAGGTTGACGACCGCGAGGGTGTCCGCTTCCCGTTCCGCCTCCCGGGAATGGTGCAGCATGGAGAGGATGCCGCCGATTCCCGCCAGTTGCGCCGCGATTCGCTGAACCCCAGTGGGGTTTCTTCCCGATATCATGCCCAGCATGATCTCCAGCCCGAGTTGCCGGGTCAGGGCCTTGGCCCCGTGGCGCGCCACCACGTGGGCGATTTCATGGGCGATCACCCCGGCCAGTTCCGCCTCGGTTTCAGAGATGGAAATGAGCCCCCGGTTGACGTAGAGAAAGCCGCCGGGCAGGGCAAAGGCGTTGACTTCATCCGTATCC
Proteins encoded in this window:
- a CDS encoding MOSC domain-containing protein, whose amino-acid sequence is MPYISSLHVYPIKSCAGHELARAELDSRGIRNDRSWIVVGDGGGQPGQPDLSGSSGPPGSRAPLSPLTQREAPALALVQPALASGGLALSAPGMEDLSVPRLVEGPARNVDVWGDLCDGIDQGDDAADWFSTYLDASCRLLSFSPDFVRPVDPDFASRPGDQVGFADGFPLLVISEASLADLNARLETPLRMNRFRPNVVVADCPPYAEDMWKRVRAGEVEIDLVKPCGRCATTLVEQESGTPGKEPLRTLATYRKFDRSAPSFGHNAVHRSPGVLEAGMAVQILEMRDTA
- a CDS encoding SDR family oxidoreductase codes for the protein MDVALVTGASSGIGRAIAARLVEIGYDVYGYARDHGKTAFRHARYTAVECDVTDTRLLLDRTEELLRATGGLKILVNNAGVGFFGPHAAMAPDRIERMVRTNLIAPMVLTRATLRHLEESRGYVVNIASTAALNPGPFGAAYGATKAGLHQFGQALFSEVRKSGARVVTLYPDMTRTPFYDHADFEPGEDPGTHITPECVADAVAQAVDQREGTVITQIVLRPQRTQVARKGPPRRKKD
- a CDS encoding DNA photolyase, whose amino-acid sequence is MRNLNDSGASFRWSNFSHLYIERGAKEYPLTRRIRERFARARMVEIDDYKAIFARPRQRFQAQKESMKLILAVKKDRFLYDGSGNSQNFSLEDFHYNTLMFNCVYNCDYCYLQGMYPSANIVVFVNLEDYFTATREGIRGRSNPAQPFYLCISYDTDLLAFESVVPYCRAWIEFAREEPDLLIEIRTKSAAYRAIRDLPPTDRVILAWTLSPELVAARYEHGTAPLHRRLEAVRSAIDDGWPVRLCFDPILAVPSWASLYGDLVDEVVRRIDPAAVRDVTVGAFRLSKHHFQRMRRQRQDTPLLYGEFVQENTTVTYPAERREEMTAFMRKRLGDHFGEERIFAWT
- a CDS encoding amidohydrolase/deacetylase family metallohydrolase, which codes for MPTLVENLPGLLLRGGTVVDPSQALNRICDVAIRDGSISAVGDGLPDDGHCVFDVSGRYVFPGLVDLHAHICWGFTDIGLVPDDICPYTGVTAIVDAGSSSWPSQDAFRRIVAEPSRTRVFGFSNISSVGIPTAGTPELASLRFVDVDRSVAAVAGNRDLMTGIKVRMGRHLIGDNGIEPMRLAVEAAGQLGVPVMVHVGNTPCPLAGIMDLLRPGDIITHAYHGHPHGILDDHRAVWEDVIEGRSRGILMDVGHGAGSFSFDVARSAFEQGFFPDAISTDLYTVNVDGPVFDLPTTMSKMLNLGMPLEDIVESTTSIPAAAIGRNELGTLRPGAAADVAVFELEEGDFEFCDSHGNRRWWPRRLTCDMTLLDGEIVYERR
- a CDS encoding M48 family metalloprotease; amino-acid sequence: MRSRSLPRRAANRLARLARFLSIRTAANHLARMARIARSLSIRTAAAPIAILLLTTLGCGSVFQNVNVLSEADEIALGRQFSREIEREIKLYQDPEVVRYVDGLCQALVLHSKRSNIPYYIKVVDTDEVNAFALPGGFLYVNRGLISISETEAELAGVIAHEIAHVVARHGAKALTRQLGLEIMLGMISGRNPTGVQRIAAQLAGIGGILSMLHHSREAEREADTLAVVNLRVAGYDPEGLTGFFEKLLEINDRDPGTLATMFTTHPPSRERIENTREQAAALPVLEGLITDSERFRQIKDMLPPLEKNPLEKVKAE